The Psychrobacillus sp. FSL K6-4046 DNA window AATAGTGCATTCAGTGACTGTTTTACAATAGATATCGTTTGCTCTTCCACTAATTCCAGCACCTCCAAATAATTGTTCATCGTTGTTAGTTATACCCTAAAGTTTTGGGAAAAAACGTAGGAAATGTAATTAATGATCTAGCTTTCATAACTATTTTTGAGAGCAATTTATTGGTATGATTTGTTTTAATTAGACTAATAAAAAGGAGCCTTACTAATGAATCTAAATAACTTTCAAGAAAGATTAAACCAAGAAATATTACAGCGAGGCTTTAACTATTATAGGGAAAATCGGGTTATGAAGAGCTATAACGAGGATAATTTTATAGTACAAGGCAGTGAAGATTATGAAGTTATTGTCAAAGTAGACGAAACAGGTAATATAACTTATTCGGCATGCGATTGTCCTTACGATTTTGGACCTATTTGCAAGCATGAGGCTGCTGTTTATTTTAAACTAATGGAAGCTGAATATGAAGGTGAAATGGTGGGGAAGAAAAAGCCCGCTGTCTTTGAGGTATTGAATGATTTATCTAAAGACAATTTGGTGGAAATATTAATGGAAATGGTAGAACAGGATTCAAAGTTTGGGGAAAAGTTGGTTTTTAAATATGCAAAAACGAATGAAACTAATTTGTTAGATCAGTGTAAAAAGTTACTTTCTTCTATTGTTAAAGAGCATAAAGGTAGAGAAGGCTATATCTCTCGTCGAAATGCTTATGCATTTGTAATGGACTTCGAAGAACTGTTGGAGAAGATTAAAAAAACGGAAGATACATTAATAGCTATTAATATTGGATTACTCGTGCTAGATGAAGGTATGAAGGCACTCCAATATGCAGATGATTCGGACGGAGATATAGGGTCACTTATAGACGAAACATTAGGGCTTATTGGCGAGCGAGCAATGGATTGCGATCCTTTAGACGTGAAATTACGAATAGACATATTTAATAAACTAATGAAGCATGTGGATCGAAGCATATTTGATGGATGGGCCAATTTTAAATTGAATATATTAGAAATCTGCGAGGAGTTTGCGGATATAGAAGTCTTGAGGAATAAGTATAGAGACAAATTGGAAAAGATGATAAAAGAGGAGTCAGACGATGCGTACTCGAATTATTATAAGGAAAGTCTTCTTCAGTTATTATGGAATTTAATAGTAAAATACGATTCTGACGAGGAAAAGGCTTCTTTTATTGAAGGAAATATACATTATAAATTCTTTCGACAGCTATTGATAAATCAGCATATGGAGAAGAAAAATTATGAGCGAGTGATAGAGCTTGCTTTGGAGGGAGAAAAGCAGGACCAAAAGCTCCGAGGTTTAGTGATACATTGGAAGAAGGAGCGATACGTAGCCTATAAAGAGCTTTCACTTCAAGAAGAGCAGAAGAAGCTTGCAAAAGAGCTATTGCTGTCCGGTGACTTTGAATATTATAAAGAGTTAAAAGAGCTTGCCCAAGATGACACATTTTATAATTCTCTAATCAATGAATTAAAAGTTTCCGAAGGGTGGAATGCAAGGGAAGTATACTTGAAAATTATCCTCGAAGAAAACGATTTAGAGGAGTTATTGCATTATGTTAAGGGAAATCTATTATACCTAGAAAACTATGCTGATCAACTGGCACAAGAATACCCAGAGGACGTCATAGAAATGTATCAAAATTATATACATTCCTCGGCTAAATCAGCCACGGACAGAAAGCGTTACAAAGGCGTATGTAGAATAATCAAGAAATACAAAAAGTATGCTGGTGAGGAAAAACAAGCAGAGCTAATCCAGCAATTGAACACACAGTATGCAAGACGACCCGCTTTTATAGATGAGCTCGGCAAGCTATAAGCAACAATAAGTCGATGAAAGAGAATCATTCTCTTACATCGGCTTTTTTATTGAGTTGAATTTTGTCCTCCTTCTATTATACATATGACCACTAGTTGAAGACCAAACTACGCGAAACAGCTTTATGATTGATTCCTGTTTATTTGTGCTTTTAGCGTAATAGACTTTTTGTAACAAAACAACTGGATTAATGGGCGCTTTCTCCTTGGTTAATGGGACATTTTTTGATTTTTGTGTGGTCGATTTAGTTAATGGGTCACTTTCTTCATTTTATGGGACATTTCTACTTGATTAATGGGCGCTTTCCGCATAGTTAATGGGACACTTTTGGACTTCTAATGGGCACTTTTGCGGTTTATGGGCGTTTATCTTTCATTTATGGTGCACTCTTAGTATATTTATGGGCACTTTCAGGTGTTAAATGGGACACTTCTTAACTGTTATGTACCACTGTCACAATTTAAGGTGACAGATAGCTCCTGTTTAGGTGCGATGATTCCTAATTTAGGTGTCACTTTGAAAGTTTTATGTGCGCAACCCTAGTTTAGGTGACACATTCACAATTTTAGGTGACAGATAGCTCCTATTTAGGTGCGGTTACCTCTTATTTAGGTATCACTTGCTAGAGTTTTATGTGCACATCTTCAGTTTAGGTGACACATTCACAATTTTAGGTGACATCTAGCTCCTGTTTAGGTGCATTTTCAATTGGTTTAGGTGTCACTTTGAAAGTTTTATGTGTAAATCTCTAGTTTAGGTGACACATTCACAATTTAAGGTGACATCTAGCTCCTGTTTAGGTGCGGAATCTCCTCGTTTAGGTGACACTTTTACAGTTTTATGTGCACATCCCTAGTTAGGTGACATGTCACTCCTATTTAGGTGTGCTTTCCCCAGGTTTACGTGCGCTTCCCTTCGTTTGCTTTTAACCGTTCCCATATCTCTCTATTCACACCATATATTTTTACTAATTTTTCATTAAATTCACAATATATTTAATTCATTTTTAGAAAGTTTACAATACCTTTACATTCACTTAATAGAACGTTAAGAAATTAGCCTTATGATGGAGAGTAGATAGAAGTCTATAACTTTTGGAGGTTGTCCATGTTATTTAAAAAAGCGATTGTTTCTCTCGTTATTCCGATTGCGTTGTTAGCTGGCTGTGGAGGTAATGATTCAGGGCAGGATAGTGGCGATAAGCAGACAATCTCGATTTCAGGGTCTACTTCGGTGGGACCTTTGACAGAGAAGCTGGCGATGAAGTATGAGGAAACAGAATCGGTCAAAATAGAGGTTAACCAGATTGGGTCGTCAGCTGGGATTACCAATGCAACAAATGGTGTTTCGGAAATTGGGATGAGCTCTCGCGATTTAAAGGATGAGGAAGCGGCTCAGTTAGAAGAAATTATCATTGCCTATGATGGGATTGTTATTGTGACACATCCATCGAATAAGGTAGAGAACTTAACGATGGAACAGGTAAAGCAGATTTTCACTGGTGAGGTGAAGAACTGGAAAGAGCTTGGCGGAGAAGACTTAGAGATCGTGGTTGTTTCGCGTGAGGACGGCTCTGGTTCTCGCGATGCGTTTCAAGAAATTGTCGGCTATTCCTCTGGGGAATTGATTCGAAATGCGATTGTTGCTAGTGGGAACGGTAATATCAAGACAACAGTGGCAACAAATAAGCACGCAGTTGGTTTTATCTCCTTTGAATATATCGATGAAACGATCTACCCGATGAAGATTAATGGCGTAGAGCCGACCGCACAAAACGTGCTGGACGAGAAGTACAGTCTTTCAAGACCGTTCTTATTCGTTTATAAGGAAGGCGAGTTAACAGCTGCTGGGCAGCAATTTATCGATTATATTTTAAATCCTGAAGGACAGCAAATAGTTTCGGAGGCAGGAGCTATCCCTATTCTTCAATAAAATCTGTGAAATTACATAATGGGAGGAACTTGCGTGACTACACCACCATTCGAGAAGCAAACCGTTGAAATAGAAAAAGCGAACAAACGCAAGTATTTTCTAGAAGGTTTATCTGCAAAGGTTTTCCTTGCTTGCGCCTTATTATCGGTCATCAGTTTAGCGTTAATAGTAGGTTTTGTATTTTATAAAGGATCCTATCCGTTTATAGCAGAGGGCTATAGCTTTATAGATTTTATTTTCGGCTCGGACTGGGTTCCAAGTGAGGATAAATTCGGTATTTTTCCAATGATCGTGGCTTCTCTATTCGCGACAATTGGTGCATTAATTATTGGAGTTCCAATTGGCTTGTTCACGGCGATTTTCTTAGCAGAGATTGCACCTAAGTGGCTAGCTAAATTAATTTCTCCGGCTATTCAGCTTTTAGCTGGTATCCCTTCTGTATTGTACGGGGTATTTGGACTGGCAATCATCGTTCCTTTTTTACAGGACAACTTTGGACTGGCGAGAGGGCAAAGCTTGTTAGCTGTCATTCTTGTGTTAGCCATTATGATGCTGCCTACGATTGTAACGGTAGCTGAGACATCGATACGTGCTGTACCTAAGGCATATACAGAGGGCTCTTTAGCGCTTGGTGTATCTCATATCGGGACAATTTTTAAAGTAATTGTTCCTGCTGCAAAGTCTGGAATCATGGCAGCGATCGTTCTTGGATTAGGACGAGCTATCGGAGAGACGATGGCGGTTATATTGGTTGCGGGGAACAGCTTGATTATCCCTACAAGTCTTACAGACAGTGTTCGACCGTTGACTACGAATATTGCTTTAGAGATGGGATATGCGTTCGGAACTCATCAGGAAATGTTATTTGCAACGGGGATCGTTTTATTCTCCTTCATTCTAATTTTAAATTTCGTACTAGCCAGAATTACAGCAAGAGGAGGCAACTAATATGAATAAAGTAAAGGATAATATTTTACGCGGTCTCTTATGGTTTTCGGCTTTTATATCGGTTGCTATTCTAGTTGTGATTGTTGGCTATATTTTCTATAAAGGCTTTCGATTAATCAGTTTCGATTTTATATTCGGCGATTATTCTCCTACTGAAGGAGGAGGGATTTGGCCGATGATCGTCACGACGATTTATTCGATTCTTATCTCACTCGCTATTGCTACACCAATTGGTATATTAGCAGCCGTGTATTTACACGAGTATGCAAAGCAAGGTCGACTAGTGAAAATTATTCGCTATGCAACTGAAAGTTTAACAGGGATTCCTTCTATTATTTATGGATTGTTTGGTGCGGTATTCTTTGTGGCAACGTTAAAGCTTGGTATGTCTATTATTGCGGCATCCCTGACATTAACGATTATCGTTTTACCAGTCATTATCCGGACGACGGAAGAGGCATTAAAAACGGTACCTAACACGTATCGAGAAGGCTCTCTAGCACTCGGGACAACGAAGCTGCAAACACTTTATAAAATTATTTTGCCAAGTGCGATGCCAGGGATATTGTCAGGTATTATTCTTTCCATCGGACGAATTGTGGGAGAGTCGGCAGCGATCTTCTTAACAGCAGGAACAGTTGCTGCGATGCCGGATAGTATTTTCTCTTCAGCACGTACGTTAACGGTACATTCTTACTTAGTTACACAGGAGACGGGAAATATTGAATTGGCAGCAGCCATTGGTATTGTCCTGATCGTGATCATCTTAGTCCTTAACTTGTCTGCAACTTATATATCGAAGAAATTCAATAAGGCAAATCATTAAACGAAGGAGACCAATATGAAGAAAATACTTTCTAAATCTACCGCTGAAAGCTCTGGTGCAATTACAACTACTGAGCAATCAAAAATTAATGTGTATGACCTGAATTTATTCTACGGGGAGAAGCAGGCGTTATATGGTGTTTCCTTAGGTATCCAGGAGAAAGAAGTAACCGCATTGATTGGCCCCTCCGGCTGTGGTAAATCTACATTTCTACGTACGTTAAATCGTATGAATGATTTAATTGATGGCGTGAAAATCACTGGGAGAATTGTTATTGATGAGGAAGATATATATGCAAGTCAGGACGTTATCAAGCTTCGTACAAAGGTAGGAATGGTTTTCCAAAAGCCGAACCTGTTCCCGATGAGTATTTATGACAACGTAGCTTATGGACCACGTATGCAAGGCATTAAAAGCAAGAAGGCTTTAAATGAAATCGTGGAAGAAAGTCTTCGTGGGGCTGCGATTTGGGATGAAGTGAAGGACAGATTAAAAACGTCTGCTTTAGGACTTTCCGGTGGACAGCAGCAGCGTGTGTGTATCGCTCGTGCGATTGCCATGAAGCCAGATGTCATTTTAATGGACGAGCCAACTTCTGCACTAGATCCAATTTCAACGCTTAAGGTAGAAGAGCTTATCACACAAATGAAAAAAGATTACACGATTGTGATCGTGACACATAATATGCAGCAGGCAGCTAGAATCTCTGATAAAACAGCATTTTTCTTAAATGGAGAAGTCATCGAGTACGATCAAACTGACATTATCTTTTCAACACCAAGTGACTCTCGAACAGAAGATTATATTACTGGTCGTTTCGGATAATAAGAGGGGAGAAGGAAAATGATACGCGAAAACTTTGAAAATAACATGCAAGAGCTAGAAAACAAGCTAGCTGAAATGGTGAGAATCACAGAGGAGCAGCTAGAATGCTCCTATCAAGCATTAGAAACACAGGACATCGAGCTTGCTTTAAAGACAATTGAAAAAGACAATACGATCGATGACATGGAAAAGGAAATAAACCAAATGGCTATTTGGTTTATCTCTAAAGAACAGCCGCTTGCTCGTGACCTACGCCGAATCATTGGCGTGCTGAAAATATCAAGCGACATTGAGCGCATCGCTGACTTTGCAGTTAACATCTCCAAGGCAACCATTAAAATAGGAGAGCGCCCATCGCTGTTACACATGACAAAGCTTGACCCGATGAAGACGGTTTCCATTACTATGCTACAAAAATCGTTGAAGTCGTTTGTTGATGAAGATATTGCCCTTGCGAAGGAAGTAGCCGACCTGGATGACCTAGTCGATGCGAACAGTAGAGCTAATTACCAAAATCTCATTCAATATTTAAGTGAGCATCCCGAGGACACAGCCCAGCTAGTCCAGCTCCTATTCATCAACCGTTTCTTAGAACGCACAGCCGACCACATCACCAACATAGCAGAAAGTACGGCTTATCTGATTAAAGGTAGGATGTATGATTTTAACTAATTGGAAAAGCCGATAGAAAGAGTTAATCTCTTTTTTATCGGCTTTTAATGTGTGTATATAACAAGGCACCCTAAAATATGTTCATGGAAGAAAAAAGCTAATTTATTACTTTCCGAGATAAATCAATTATTTGTTTACCATCAGTTGGCCCTATAACTGTAACAAGTGGAATAAGATTAATAATAACATTTAGATACGATACAAAAATAAAACTATCCAAATAGTTTCGGAAGACAAAGAATTCATATCCAGTTAAAAAATGAAGTGTCAAAGCAGATAGTAAATTAAAGAGAACCCCACCGAGGTAAAAGAACATTTTTTTGTTTTTGCTTAGTATTTCGATGTTCTCAGGGACAACCCGACCGCCGGCGAAATAAGCAGTTTTAATGAAAAAAACATTTTTCTTCCACAATACATTGCCATTTCCGATTGCAAACTCCTTTACTGCCCCTCCGAATAATTTCAAAAAAAATGCATGACCTAATTCGTGAATTAGAGCGATAACTGGAAAAATAAATAATGTTATAATGACAAAATTTACTATGAAATCCATTTTCGTCCTCCTTTTTAAAATTATTTACGCAAATAAAAGTAAAAAGTTTCAACTTTTTCTCTAATTAAAGGGAGAAGTGAAATAAATTGAGGGAAATATTTTCAACATTGACTGCCCCTAACTGTACTGGAGAAGAAATATCTTTTGAGCTTGATAGATTTAACAAAGCGGTTAAAAAATTATTTAAACGTAGAAATGTGGCTCATTTCTTTAAAGGGTGCATTCGTAAACTAGAAGTGACAACAGGTCAAGAGCAATATATTCCTCTACTTTATAGTCCTTCGCAAAAGGTTGCAAATTTATAAAGCTATTGAATGTCTGATTACCCGTTAGTATCCAATAACGGATTACTTATCGTCTGTCACATAATTTGGTGTAAATTTTCCTGCTTTCTCCCTGGCCGAACAAAAAGACTGAAATTGTTTGACCTTCGAGATTCAGGATATTTGTAATTTTTTTATGAACAATCGTAAGTCTAGGTTGTTTTGTGTTTTATGTATTTTCGTATTCTCACTTATGAAATATGGATAGATTAACTTCTTCTATCGAAGTACTTGTTCAACCATTAGTATTGTTTTTTCTAAAACACTTTTAGTTGATAAAACTATAGAATGGAATATGATATAATAGTGTAGGCTTTATGTGAGGATATTCACTAAGAGTATAACTTTAAGTGTTTGGATAACATAAGAGCATATAGATTTTGGATATTCCAAAGGAGGAACACGTAAGTGAGTTTAAAATATGCAATTATCGGGTGTGGACGAATCTCTCCTAATCATGTTGCTGCAGCTATAGAAAATAATTTAAATATTGTGGCGTTATGTGATGTGGACGAGAGCAAAATGGATGCAACAATTTCCATGTTTGAGCTTCCAGAAACAGTGAAGAAATATACGGATTACAAGGAAATGCTTCAGCAGGAATCTCCTGAGCTAATCGGGATTTGTACAGAAAGCGGAAAGCATGCACAAATCGCTTTAGATTGTATCGAGCATGGCAGCAATTTAATTATCGAGAAGCCAATCGCATTATCTTTAGAAGAAGCAGATCAAATCATCGCTTTAGCTAAAGAGAAAAATGTTAAAGTAAGTGCTTGTCACCAAAACCGCTTTAACAAGTCTGTTCAAAAAATGAGAGAAGCTGTTGAAGAAGGTCGCTTTGGTCGATTACTTCACGGTACTGCTCATATCCGTTGGAACCGTGGGGAAGATTACTATACACAAGCTCCATGGCGCGGAACTTGGGAGCAAGATGGCGGCGCGTTGATGAACCAATGTATACATAATATTGACTTGTTACGTTGGATGATGGGCGACGAAATCGTAGAGGTTGTTGGAATGACGGATAACCTTATGCACGGCTTCATCGAAGCAGAAGACCTTGGTATGGCTCTAGTTCGCTTTAAAAATGGTAGCTACGGAATTATCGAAGGCACAACGAATATCTTCCCTAAAAACCTAGAAGAAACACTATATGTGTTCGGTGAAGAAGGTACCGTTAAAATCGGTGGTAAGTCTGTTAACATCATTGAAGAGTGGATGTTCGCTGATGACAAAGATAACTCAGAAGAAGTAAAAGCTAAATATTACGAAAATCCACCATCCGTTTATGGATTTGGACACAACCCACTATATACAGACGTAATCGAAGCTATTAAAAACGATAGAGATCCTTATGTAACAGCAGTGGACGGTAGAAATGCACTTGAGCTAGTGTTAGCTATTTATAAATCAGCTGCAGAAGGTAAGAGTGTTAAACTTCCATTGGAAAAATGTAGCACAATGGACTTTGCAGGAAGATTTTCAAAATAAATATATTTTAGCAGCCGGAGTTTCACTTCGGTTGCTTTTTTTAATTAAAAATAGAATAAAATACCTTTTTCTTACTGAAACATTTATAATAGAGTTACTATTGTTTAGAAAGAAAGAAGGAGATCACTTGTCTTCAATTAATGAACAACTTTACAATTATTTGATTGAAAATTCTCCACATATTTCCCAGCAGTGGCTAGAGGAAAAAAGAAATTTTACTGATCCTTTTTATTCAAATAATCCTAACCCTTCAATAGATGAACTGTTGAAGGAACAGAATGCATTGACGATTAGGACAGTTGCCACTTCCTTATTGGATGAGAAAACATTTTCCGAGCTATTAGAGACATGGGCTGAAACAGTCGCAAAAAATAGAGTAGAAAATAATATAGCAATTCATAATGTGATCGAGGCACTTAACAAGACGAGAGAGATTATTTGGAGCTATGTAGAACGTTTTGTTCAAGGTCAAGCAGGAGGTATTACAACTAAAGATGTTTTAAAGTGGAGCGCCATTTATAATCAATCCTTTGACCGATTAATCTTTGAATTCTCTAAACGCTATTATTATCTGTTTACGACTCGGCTTAATGCTCAACAAATGCTAATACGTGAATTGAGCAGTCCTATCATACCTATACTAGAAAAGGTTGGTGTCTTGCCAATCGTTGGGGACGTGGATACATATCGCGCAAAATCTCTAAGTGATGAGATTCCACAAAAGTGTATAGAGCTTGGGTTAGACAAGCTGTTTATTGATATTTCCGGAGTTTCTATAATAGATACAATGGTTGCCAATGAGCTGTATAAGTTTATGGAGGTTTTAAGCTTACTAGGAATTCGTCCATATATTTCGGGTATTCGCCCAGAGGTGGCACATACCTCTGTCCAGCTAGGACTAGACTTCGGTAAGATTTCTACATTCAGTTCGTTAAAGCAAGCCTTGCTTCGGACAGGCGTTTATAAAAATATGTAATGTTTAATAGCAGCTGGAGCTATAGCTTTAGTTGCTTTTTTGATAAGAAAAGCTTTAAAGGTGAGGTTATATGTCGAAAATTTGGTCGTATTTAGCAGTGGTTTTATGGATGGGGTTAATCTTCTTTTTCTCCAGTCAGCCAGCTGATGATTCAAAGGAATTAAGTACAGGGGTAACAGAGGTAATTTTATCAGTGGTGGAAGCTGTTGCTCCGGAGTCGGATTTATTTGTTGATCATTTACATCATTTCGTACGAAAGAATGCACATTTTCTTATTTATTTTGTATTGGGAATATTGGTTGTCCGAGCGTTCCGGTTAAGTGAGATTCAAGGTAAGAAAAGTATCGTATTTGCTTTAGCTATTTGCATTGTTTATGCGATTAGTGATGAGCTTCATCAGCTGTTTGTCCCTGGTCGAGGAGCGCAGGTGAAGGATGTATTGATCGATAGTACTGGCGCATTTGTTGGAATCATAATATATAGTTGGCTAAAGGGTTTGCGGAGGAGTTCAAAAGCATAGATTTGGGGGTGGCTTTTATTTCACAGGGAAAAATTGATATTCAGAGATACATAGATTCTCCAGAAGAAATCCAGCGACTATATAAAAGAACATTGTGGATAGTCGTTTTGTCACAGGTTTTTGGAGGAGCAGGATTGGCAGCTGGAATAACAGTCGGGGCTTTGATTGCTCAGGATATGCTAGGGACAGATAGCTATGCAGGTATACCTACTGCCCTGTTCACGTTAGGGTCAGCAGGAGCGGCGTTAATGGTTGGTAGGATGTCACAGCGTTATGGTAGGAGGTACGGCTTGTCCGGCGGATTTATCGTCGGTGGTATTGGTGCCATTGGGGTAGTTGCTGCTGCTATGACTGACAGTATCATCTTACTGTTTGCCTCCTTGTTAATATATGGTGCAGGATCAGCGACAAACTTGCAGGCTAGATATGCAGGAACGGATTTAGCCACTGCCAAGCAGCGAGGTACTGCCATTAGTATTGCGATGGTATCGACCACATTAGGGGCATTTGCGGGTCCAAATTTAGTAGGGGTTATGGGAAGGTTTGCTGAGTCTATAGGGGTTCCATCTCTTGCCGGGCCATTTATATTGGCGGCAGCTGCCTATTTATTGGCTGGAACAATTCTTTGGGTTTTATTGCGACCAGATCCGTTAGTGATTTCGACTGCTATTAATAAGCAGGTGGAACAGGATACTTCAAGTGTAGAAGAGGAAGTAGAGGATAGGAGAGGTATTTTCATCGGGGCTGCCGTTATGGTCATCACTCAGGTCGTGATGGTTTCCATTATGACAATGACTCCCGTGCACATGAGGCATCATGGACATGACTTGAACGCAGTCGGTCTTGTCATTGGCTTTCATGTGGCTGCGATGTATTTACCCTCACTTGTTACTGGGATACTAGTTGACCGTTTTGGTCGTGTGGCGATTGCGGTAGCTTCTGGATTTACACTGCTGGCTGCAGGGTTAGTGGCAGCATTTGCACCAGGTGACTCTTTAGGAATGCTTATTGTGGCGCTTGCTTTACTTGGGCTAGGCTGGAATTTCGGATTGATCAGCAGTACTGCTTTGATTGTAGATTCCACCGTACCTGCCACTCGAGCGAAAAGACAAGGGTCGATTGACGTGTGGGTGGCGCTCGCTGGTGTTTCGGGTGGCGGCTTGTCTGGTGTGATTGCGGCTCAAACTAGCTATATGATACTTTCGTTAGTGGCCGGGATTGTGTCCTTCGTGCTAATTATTAGTTTGTGTAGGGTTCCAGAACAAGCTTGGAAATTTTATTGGAAGAACTGAATGGAAAATTGAGCTGTCTTGTTAGGTGAGTACACCTGAGGAGACAGATTTTTTGTGTTTTATGACAATCAAGCTCTAGTTTACGACAATGAAGGGCTAATTAACGACAATGATCAAGTATTTTAGGACAATCAATTCATAGATTACTACAATCCCATTCCTATCTCCCGGTTGCTCAAAATTTGTTTAAGTAAAGCTTCCTTTCCCCAAAAAATTTCTTTTCTGGTTGCATAGTCTATTAAAAATTTCCCTTTATTATTTATAAGCATTCCGAGATCTTATTTACTTAGCATTAAACGCTATTTTATAGTCTTTAGATTTTATAAACTACAAAATATTTAACACATTTGCTCCACTAATAAAAAGAAATTAGATTATTACAAAATTTTAATATTTTCATAATTGTATTTAACGATTTTTCGTGCTATGGTAAGAATTGACATTAATATTTTTTTATTTCTATTTATTGTAAAAATAGTTTAAGTGAGGAATTGCCTATTTATTTATTATAAAAAATGGAGGGATATCATGAACAACAAGATGAAGAAATTTGTCATGGCAGTCTTACTCATCACGTCTATACTGGCTTCAAGCAATGTAGGGTATGCAAACGGTTCACTACAATCTATTGTGGATCAGGCAAGAAAAGACATGAAGGAGGCTGCATATTCATATGTAGTTCCTGCACAAAACGGTACTGTTGCAACTAGCGCAGAGTTGTATCCAGCATTAAATTTAGCGAAGATGAATTATCAAAAAGCGAGAAGTGCTATACAAAAAGCTAACGTTAGTAACAGGGATGCTTTATTAAAAGATTTAGATGCTTTATACGAGGAACGTATTTCTAAAGGAATACTACCTTATATTGATGCTTATAATTACACAGACAAGTACTTAAACTCTATAATGGCGGACATAAAAAAGGCAGAGAGTACTAAGGACTGGGAAAAGGTTGAGGCTCTTTATCATAAGCTTTCTGTCCAGCTTAAAAGTAGAACAGTTATCCTTTACCGTTTTTCT harbors:
- a CDS encoding phosphate ABC transporter substrate-binding protein, whose translation is MLFKKAIVSLVIPIALLAGCGGNDSGQDSGDKQTISISGSTSVGPLTEKLAMKYEETESVKIEVNQIGSSAGITNATNGVSEIGMSSRDLKDEEAAQLEEIIIAYDGIVIVTHPSNKVENLTMEQVKQIFTGEVKNWKELGGEDLEIVVVSREDGSGSRDAFQEIVGYSSGELIRNAIVASGNGNIKTTVATNKHAVGFISFEYIDETIYPMKINGVEPTAQNVLDEKYSLSRPFLFVYKEGELTAAGQQFIDYILNPEGQQIVSEAGAIPILQ
- the pstC gene encoding phosphate ABC transporter permease subunit PstC, coding for MTTPPFEKQTVEIEKANKRKYFLEGLSAKVFLACALLSVISLALIVGFVFYKGSYPFIAEGYSFIDFIFGSDWVPSEDKFGIFPMIVASLFATIGALIIGVPIGLFTAIFLAEIAPKWLAKLISPAIQLLAGIPSVLYGVFGLAIIVPFLQDNFGLARGQSLLAVILVLAIMMLPTIVTVAETSIRAVPKAYTEGSLALGVSHIGTIFKVIVPAAKSGIMAAIVLGLGRAIGETMAVILVAGNSLIIPTSLTDSVRPLTTNIALEMGYAFGTHQEMLFATGIVLFSFILILNFVLARITARGGN
- the pstA gene encoding phosphate ABC transporter permease PstA, whose protein sequence is MNKVKDNILRGLLWFSAFISVAILVVIVGYIFYKGFRLISFDFIFGDYSPTEGGGIWPMIVTTIYSILISLAIATPIGILAAVYLHEYAKQGRLVKIIRYATESLTGIPSIIYGLFGAVFFVATLKLGMSIIAASLTLTIIVLPVIIRTTEEALKTVPNTYREGSLALGTTKLQTLYKIILPSAMPGILSGIILSIGRIVGESAAIFLTAGTVAAMPDSIFSSARTLTVHSYLVTQETGNIELAAAIGIVLIVIILVLNLSATYISKKFNKANH
- the pstB gene encoding phosphate ABC transporter ATP-binding protein PstB, producing MKKILSKSTAESSGAITTTEQSKINVYDLNLFYGEKQALYGVSLGIQEKEVTALIGPSGCGKSTFLRTLNRMNDLIDGVKITGRIVIDEEDIYASQDVIKLRTKVGMVFQKPNLFPMSIYDNVAYGPRMQGIKSKKALNEIVEESLRGAAIWDEVKDRLKTSALGLSGGQQQRVCIARAIAMKPDVILMDEPTSALDPISTLKVEELITQMKKDYTIVIVTHNMQQAARISDKTAFFLNGEVIEYDQTDIIFSTPSDSRTEDYITGRFG
- the phoU gene encoding phosphate signaling complex protein PhoU — protein: MIRENFENNMQELENKLAEMVRITEEQLECSYQALETQDIELALKTIEKDNTIDDMEKEINQMAIWFISKEQPLARDLRRIIGVLKISSDIERIADFAVNISKATIKIGERPSLLHMTKLDPMKTVSITMLQKSLKSFVDEDIALAKEVADLDDLVDANSRANYQNLIQYLSEHPEDTAQLVQLLFINRFLERTADHITNIAESTAYLIKGRMYDFN
- a CDS encoding site-2 protease family protein; this encodes MDFIVNFVIITLFIFPVIALIHELGHAFFLKLFGGAVKEFAIGNGNVLWKKNVFFIKTAYFAGGRVVPENIEILSKNKKMFFYLGGVLFNLLSALTLHFLTGYEFFVFRNYLDSFIFVSYLNVIINLIPLVTVIGPTDGKQIIDLSRKVIN
- a CDS encoding protein rep — its product is MREIFSTLTAPNCTGEEISFELDRFNKAVKKLFKRRNVAHFFKGCIRKLEVTTGQEQYIPLLYSPSQKVANL
- a CDS encoding Gfo/Idh/MocA family oxidoreductase, with the protein product MSLKYAIIGCGRISPNHVAAAIENNLNIVALCDVDESKMDATISMFELPETVKKYTDYKEMLQQESPELIGICTESGKHAQIALDCIEHGSNLIIEKPIALSLEEADQIIALAKEKNVKVSACHQNRFNKSVQKMREAVEEGRFGRLLHGTAHIRWNRGEDYYTQAPWRGTWEQDGGALMNQCIHNIDLLRWMMGDEIVEVVGMTDNLMHGFIEAEDLGMALVRFKNGSYGIIEGTTNIFPKNLEETLYVFGEEGTVKIGGKSVNIIEEWMFADDKDNSEEVKAKYYENPPSVYGFGHNPLYTDVIEAIKNDRDPYVTAVDGRNALELVLAIYKSAAEGKSVKLPLEKCSTMDFAGRFSK
- a CDS encoding STAS domain-containing protein, translating into MSSINEQLYNYLIENSPHISQQWLEEKRNFTDPFYSNNPNPSIDELLKEQNALTIRTVATSLLDEKTFSELLETWAETVAKNRVENNIAIHNVIEALNKTREIIWSYVERFVQGQAGGITTKDVLKWSAIYNQSFDRLIFEFSKRYYYLFTTRLNAQQMLIRELSSPIIPILEKVGVLPIVGDVDTYRAKSLSDEIPQKCIELGLDKLFIDISGVSIIDTMVANELYKFMEVLSLLGIRPYISGIRPEVAHTSVQLGLDFGKISTFSSLKQALLRTGVYKNM